In Lactuca sativa cultivar Salinas chromosome 5, Lsat_Salinas_v11, whole genome shotgun sequence, the DNA window CGTTTTTGTTGTATGACTCCTCAACGTACTATTGTCATCTTTTCCCAAAAACATCCCGCATTGCTTGCACCTTGCTTTTTCTTTCCCGTTCGACAACAAACACAAATCGTAATGTTCCCACACATCTTTACTCCGAGTGGTTGGTAAAATTTTAACCACCGTTGCATCCGACTCTTGAGCCGTGGTAGAATTTATGGAGCTCATTTCTTGGAAGATTATGAAAATAAAAGTATAAAGTAGAAGTATAAAGTAGTAGAAATGTGTGTAAAATGTAAATGGAGCAAATGGTTTGTATCTATATGTGTTTGGAAGGGCAAAaaagtcaagaaaagtcaaacTAGTCGTTTTTTCCCCTTTCCAACGgctataaaaaaattcaaaattctcGATGCTCAACGGTAAAAAAAAAACCGGTTTAGGATCCGGTTCTCAATCCGGGGTTAAATCTGATATCTTGTCCGAAGCTTCAATCCGGTGGCAGGTTTAATCCGATTCGGTtcggtcaaaaccggttttgaccaaaTCCGGTttccggatcggatcggatccgaAAGCCCAATCCGGTTTTTGTGCCCATCTCTAGTTTTGGTTTGAGGCTTTACTGTTATGTGCGTAAGACAACAAACCATGGCATTCTATTTTAATGACTGATTGGCTAAGGCATTCCAGTCCGATAACTGATTGAGGtagggtattccagtccgatgactgattggactaGTTGCATGTTGGTATACCATGACTGATTGGACCGAAGCATGTTTTATTTGTCTTAATGCGTATGATATTTTAGGAGAACTTACTAAGTTTGGGTTTACAGTTTGATATTATGGTTTCTAGTACTTCAGAGGATAGAGGTTAGGGGCAAGACGAAGGCTCGATCGTGCACATCATCCTAGACttttatatgatttatgattttgggatactctgatatatgATCGTGacttttggaaaccttgtttttGTAAAACTTATggatttgaaaaataaaaattttgccttgattttgggatgttacagaaacGTATACAAACTCGAAAATAATCCAATTTCTTaagttaatgaaaaaaaattattatatgtgAACCAACTCATATGTAAGAAATGATTAAGCAAGAAAACGTAAAAATAAATATGTTGAAACGTAGACGAACTCGAATATAATACATTTTTTTGAATTAATGAGCAAAAGTTAATATATCTTACATTACTAAGAAACGTACATAAAATTAAGcatgaaaacattaaaaaaaaaactacgtTGAAACATAAGCAAACTCGAATTTATCGACACGTGCATAAAAAAAACaagtttcttttaaaaaaaattaacgaaATAAAGTTCTATATTCACGTTGAAACGTCGACCACCTTAAATTTATACCGATACATATATAAAAAGAAACacataaaaatttagtttttattgaTTAACCAACAAAATTTATTAaagaaaatcaaattatataaaatttggtggataaatataaaaatttagaaaaataaaagGTTGAAAGTAAGtatatttagggggtgtttgggtgagctttttatttttaaaagtccTTTTCACAAAAGATCttattgaattttaacttttgcCAAAAGAAGTTTTAAAAATATGTTTGGTATAACTTTTTACCCTTTTACCTTTTAAAACCTCAAAAGTCACCAAAAATTAGCATTTCATAACTTTTAAAGGAGTATTTTCTTCTTGACCAAAAGCTATTCTAAAAGACCTTTTAAAGTTTCCAAAcatctttttaaattttttgacttttaaaaaaaaaaaaagataaaaattcaTGTCAATCCAAACACCCTCTTAGAATTCAAAATGAAAGGTTAATCACTGTTTAAAAACTAAACATAAGTGAATGCTCTACAATTTAATTACCTCTTGACCGAATTTAAGTCAAAATTGGAGTATTGGTGTCATATCTCAGAAAGAGATTGGAAGATCAGGATAGGGGGAGAGAGAATCAATGAACCTGTCCGTTGGCGTTGCGATTGCGCGGGAGATCCCACTAGATTTCCGGCGAGAAACCGGTGGAGCAATAGCAGTCGCTACTAAGAGAGTCAGTGAGGACGGCGACGGCTGTGGGGTACGACGCCGTCGTGCTTCACTAAGAATGGTGGACAGGCAGCTAGCCAAGGGCAACTTCAAATTGGCCCTTTCTTTAGTAAAACAGTTGCAGCGACTACCTCCTCCTGCTGGTCTCCGAGGCTTTGCTGCTGCCAGACAGGTCCTTACATCTGTTTTTTCACGCAATCACTTGTTTCACAAATTACTCTTTTCTTTTCCCTGAATATTACATCGTTCAAGCTAATAATTTGACAGAAATAGATATAATTCATCAACAAAACAATTAATCTCCGTGTAATTATATAGAATTCCATAAAGGATTTAACCCTAGGCATACAGTGGAGATCGTTGATTAGATGATAGTTGAGACAAGATTTCAATTCAATCGGAATGCACCATATGTTTCATGAATTGTAAGATTTGAGTTGTGAATAGTTAAAGAACATATTTTTGATTCGTGTGTTAACTTTGCAATTTCTAACCCTAAAGCCGTTAAAACCATCTGTTTTAATCTGTTGTCCAAATTGATTGCATGACTTACAGGTACCCCGAAGAGTGTTGTCAGTAGAGGAATTGGATTTCAGTGTGACAGAAAAATCTGCTCTTCAATCATTACATGATTCCATCCTTGATTCAATCAAGATTAGCCTTCAATCATCACCATTGGACGAGGTACTTTTATTTTCTTGGCATTGTTGTTGAATTAATTTGGTTTCATTGGTTTGTTTGTCAATATCCTAATTACATTGGCAAATATGCAAAAGAATCTAAGGATTCCTTAGGAATCAGCCAGGATTGGAATGTagttccattccattccattctggCATTGGGCTGGAAATGACTAAGAAGTTTAAGTTCATCTAAATTCACAAAATCCTACAACTCATGGAATTTAATTCCAATCCTCATATGTATAAATGGCTGAAATACCCTTTGTAAATCCTCATATTTGTTTCGTAATTTGTTGTCATGTTTCGATAAATTTATCATGCATAAATAATATTTTAGATAGAAATAGTTCTAAAATTTTCATGAACAAGAAATTATTAAAAGGGTAATTTAAATATTTTCACAACTATTTAAATAACTTTGTGGCCAAAAAACTTAATAGCATGGCCATTTACTGACCTTTACAAACATTTAAATACATTTTATGCACAAGAAATCAATAAAAGGCCCTtatgttattttcattatttgCATTCCAAAATCCAAATCCTTTGACAGCTtcacaaaccaaacaaaaatatACAATGGAACGGAATTGTATTCCATTCCAATTCCAGCCAACCAAACACATGACAGATTTCATTTTCTTCATATTCTAATATCTTCAAATTCCAATtccattaatataatatattatctgtTGATTCAGTTATCTCATCTGCTTATTTCTCTTTTATTTCCATTTATTTATTGGTCCAAGagcaatatattatatttaatattaacTTCTTTGTTGGGATTGCAGATTTCTGTAACTTGTAAGGACAATGATTTAAACCTTGAAGATGATATAATCCAACACAAGTAAAATATCTTTCTTCTACAATATGTGTGTCTATGGAATataataagaaaaagaaaataaaaattaatcaaAAAAAAGTTCAATTTCGTTAAAGTATCTTTCTCCTAATGATATGTTTTGAAAGTTGAAGACAAGTGGTGCAGCATGAAGCTGGTCATTTTTTAGTTGgctatgttcttggtgttttaccAAAAACATACAAATTTTCAATCATGGAAGATGTGAAGCAAGATAAAGTTGTTGATGCGAGTGTCAAGTTTGTTGGCTTTGAGTTTTTGAGAGAGGTAACTGCAGTAATCTATCTATAGTTTCTTGTCATTAATTCCAACattcttctttttttctttttaataataaaatctattttttattATGAAGTTAGAAGATGAACTACCATCAAAGAAAACGTTGCATGATGTGAAGCCAAGTCATCGGGTGAGACTACTTTTTTCTATGTACTGCTCCAGTCCCATCATAGTGGGCCTCATTGACTACACATGACATGACGGAACATGTTGTACTGTGTTTGACTGTGGGACAAAAAGGTGCACTGTGGGACAAAAGGTGCATCTTTTTATCCCATCTAAAAAGGTGGGACAAGGACTTGCTTTTACTCTCTGTttgtgcaaaagacgtaaatgccctccgATTCAGTCTAGTGTTGTCCCTTGTAACAACTTTAGCTTAAAGTTTGATACAAAGCTCTAACACGCCATGTTTTATAATTCATGCAGGACAATAAACGCAAGTTGTCTTCCACGGTgagttatttattttttttttttttatcttgatGTTCTTTTTGTTGTGAAATAGTTCCCTTTACATTTTCGGCAAAACATAGTTttcttaatgaggatgatgaggtCATTCATGTCTTTTGTACATACAATAGATAGGCCTGGCAGTTCTCGACACGACCCGTGACACGATACcgaataaatgggtttgggttgagtttttcaacccgccaacccgtttattagacaggtcatatatgagtttctcaaaaaatatacaggttgacccgccaacccgtttagaattttaataaaaaaattatatattttttaaatgtatCAGGACTTAAGTATTATTCAGTTTATACACTAGGATATGATGCCATTGACCATTTGACATGTGCAACATGTTTGTCGTTTAGCGTTTGTATTAATGTTTTAGTTTGTACATGTTTCTATGAATTCAGATATGTTTGCAtcaataatttatttatatttaattataagttTTATTTATGGAATCTGACCCACGAACTCACGAACCCACGAACCTAAATATGACCCCCAAACCACCAACAATAAGTGGGACATCCCACCTTGTTGTATTCTTTTAGGTAGGACAAAAAATTGCACTTTTTGTCCCATCTACATGAGTCTCGGTCCAATACACACTAAATGCAGTTCAAGGCCATGGTGTTCTTACTTATTGAACAAACATGGCCTACTTTTCTTCTCTACTTCTATTGTGCTTTTTTAATTTCATCATGTGACTTATATTGATCGGTTTGATTTTCCTTAGGTATTAAGCAAGTTCTTATGTGTGATTGTTGGAGGCTTAGTAGCAGAGTATCTTACGTATGGATACTCAAAAGGACATCACGGTGACGTGGAGAAAGTGTGTTCTTCATGTTTCATCTCATCTTATAGAAGAGCttagggtgcgtttggttgtggaaaactgttttcattttccaagaaaatgttttcaaaaaatagAGTTGGGTTTTTATTTTCGATTTTCAATAAAAGTTTTAGAAAAAACGTTTGGTTGGAAACGGTGgagttttcattttccatcttagaaatttagaaaattttggaaaattgtAAAAATTATTTTTCTACTTTACATAccatttggaaaaatgaaaattttcattttcttagaaaattttggaaaattgaATAAACCGAACGCATTTTCAAAATTTCCGTTTTCCTTGGAAAACTTTctaggtttcttaaaaaattttccacaaccaaacgcacccttatattttctatttttttgggATTAAACCTCATCTTTATTTTTTTCCCTTGAAAAtgaccttgtattttttttcattttttccaaaaaaacccTAAACTTTGTCTTTTTGTTCCAAAAAGACCCTCAACCTTCTAACCGTTTCCCAATAAACccttaatttttttagtttttctcgaAAAAGCCCTCacatttttaagtttttttgggCAAAAATGACTAAAGAGCCAGAtcggaaaaaaatgaaaaaatgcaaggtttttttcaaggaaaaaaaataaagttaaggtttaatccggaaaaaacaaaaaatataatcctACAATTAGACAAAGTGGGAAAAAATGAGAGGACTAGACAAACTTTCTAAGTCTATTTTCGACGATGAGGATGAGCAGCGCTTTTATGTCTTTTGCACAGATGAGAGCTCAAGCCTTGTGAGTCCCTCCCACGTTATTCCACCTTTTCGGGTGGGACAAAAAATTACTTACAAAAGATCGAGaagggcattcatgtctttttCACCCACGGGCGACTGAGAGCGTGTGTATATTATTTGACATTTTGACATTTTGACATTTTTTAGAAGGCAAGAAATTATAATTTTTGTCACAATGGACACCATCACACCAAACTCCATTTTATAAACAAGAGATCGAGAAGGGCACTCACGTCTTTTGAACAGACGAGAGACCGAGGGCGAGTGTGTATCCCACCTTATTCGACATTTTTTAAGtaggaaaaaaatttaaaatttttgtatCATGGTCTGATTTCATTTATAATACAATAATAGTTGGGCATGGTGCTTAAATGGTTGCAATTCACTGAAGATGAAGCAGATGCTCTGATCAGATGGAGTGTACTGAACACGCTCGTGATATTGCATCATCATAGTGAAGCTAGATTAGCGTTAGTGGAGGCCATGACACGTGGAAGATCAATTGGAAATTGCATTGATGTGATAGAAACCACTCTAAACTATCAAGACGTTTAAACATCTCACATCTTCATTATCATCATGTTCAAGATTATTTGACCTAACCTCAACTGACAATTTTACACCATCTGGAAATCCTCAATTTGTTACTGTTAAAACCTTTGGTACAGTTATATTGTTCTATATATAGCATTATAAATTTATCAATTGAAAATTTGTGTAATTATGTGAAACGTAGATTTATATTAAATGTAGATTTATattaagagaaaatgacaaaaataaccaTTTATACtaattacattacaaaaatagcaaaaaaaaaaatcgaaattgcaAAAATAGCCCTCAATTTCCCAGATGGAAttgccccatctgcgaaatgatCATTCCATCTGTGAAATGAGTATTCCATCTGCGATTTCCCCTAGTTTTGActatataaatgttttttttttctccattttttaccattctctacacaaaaactctctctatCTGTGGGTTATTCTCGCaattttggctagtttttgaagaaaatggaggattatgtcaacaatcccgcaaatatggttagatttgaactcttttaatgttttaactctttattattttatcatttattgtattatttagtgtaaaaaaatagaaattataAAGTTTGTGAAAgggtaattttgttgtgtttgatagttttaatatttCTTTAGTATACTTGAACTTTAAATGCTATTTTGTTAGTGGTTGTTTGAATGTACAAATAGAGACCGCGTAGAGTGTGCATCTTgtggtttaaatttaataaaatggttAGAATAtgcttattttttaaaattattagttaaataaattattagaataatgtttacaatttgttatttttgttgtttgtttacttgtATAACTTGAAAACTTGTATATTCTTATcgtataattgtttatataaagtgaaaaatagttaaattatagtatgtgcaaaatagtcgtttgtatatatatatatatatatatatatatatatatatatatatatatatatatatatatatatatatatatatatatatatttgtcgtataagtataacatttgtataagttgaaaatttgtcgtatatatattgttagaaattgtttgtatttgtcgtataagttgaaaatttgtatatatttgtcgtataacttgcaaaattgttaatttggttttcgttttatttgaaaaattgtttgtttatatggttataaaatgttagtttatataattagaaagataaaaattgtttatatatttgtcgtttaagttgaaaatttgtttaataaaatgtttatataattatgtatgatattgttttttatcgtaaatatatttgttgtataacttggaaaattgtttatatatgtgtttgttattgtttatttatcgtaaatatataaattattaattGAGAATTTGTATTTGCATTACTAACATTATTATTGTTTATGTACTTATTATATCAGTTcataatcatatattttaaaaacaaaatattttttagttctctaatttgtttttgtgtttttttttgcaGCATGATTTTAGTTTTATCAATATGAAAGCAATTGTGAACTTAAAAGGCTCGGACGGTAATATATGGGAAGTatttgaagttttagatgatgTCAGACGTGCCATTTTTAGAGATACTGTATTTGGTTATTTTATGgatgtccctcgtttacaaggggacgCATTGTTGTTCCATAAAATGTTCCTTCATCAGATCCGGCCGGACcctgttttatctccagatggaataaaacgATTATATTTTAGAGTAGGCAATACGAAAatggtttatgggccggaagagttttgtttgataaccggcttcaattttggggagtatccaaaaaacattgggaAAAAGCGTCGGAAAAATTATTAACtagtaaaaaaagatgtttattgcGTGAGCGGCTATTTCCGGATCCTACcaatagttcggtgaaaatcggcgACCTGAAACGTTTAATTTTAAGTCGAACATTCTTAGAAGTTGACGACGttgatgcagttagagtatgtttgatatacattttgtgtgaaggttttttgggaaaagaaattaatgatcgggtgccacaagattggtttttttttttgctgagaatttggatctctggatcatgtatattttgtttacgttaaaagttttattttattaaagttataatttatataaaaaccaattttgtttttttgttttgttagtttcgcttggggtagctatctttgggattttacttatgtcgaccttgaggatacatggagcaaaataaataattatttatcacttcctgagcgtcgtcaaactttaaagtactccgtctcaggatttacagctccaataagggtataaaaattttcttatatttaaattgttttattgttatgttttttattttaattttaacttttataactgtaattataaaaaattatagATATGGATATATAAGATGATTCCGGTTGTTCGTGCATGTGGATGTGtattgagaaaaaataaagacatgcctcggatgaaacgatggagtggaacaaaaaaattgaaatgggttgacgtgAACAAGATTTTTTCAAAGATACAGGTTTATAAATTtttcgtttattattaataaacttgattattatacttttatatgcatttttaatatgtttgaTTTTTTAGGAGGAGCTAACACCAAGACAAAACATGTCACCGAgtgatggtgagatgacatcttgttattatatgtcatttcaagagtatgtatatgaTGAAGGGAAACcagttccatccccagtacgggaccattttaggagacaagacgaatcttcgtcttGTATGTCGTCCAGTGGTCGCTCTCATTGTAGAGGTAGGGGCAGTGGGAAACACAACCTAGACGAGGTGTTGAAACGGCTACATGCACTGGAGCAGCATGTGTTTATGAACTGACAACCTACGGaggtttttgttgaagaagtgaataCTAAACAATTTTGGAATGACATTACTTTTGATGATCCTATAGTGTCACAAAGAAAATATGATGAACATGTTAGTTACACGCtacattatttttttaaatttttttaacatatatgaatacctgtgttcatattttatatttgaaaatataggttgtacaagatgaagtgatgaataaaaacaatacaactgaaaatatttttggtgatattgaagacgacaaggttgttatagatattacctttacgattttaataattactttttaatgtgtctttcgttattaagtataaagttttatttttaatgtaggtgttggaggagaggaatgactatgcggggaacaaatttgatgatgatatgtttgatgtaaatgattatagtgaagttaaagaggttcttatacttacattaatttatattttgtttttagtagaTTGAAACATCTGTAACAAtctgtaacaacttccaagaatctgtaacaacttccaagaactctGCCGTCATGC includes these proteins:
- the LOC111916134 gene encoding uncharacterized protein LOC111916134 isoform X6, translating into MNLSVGVAIAREIPLDFRRETGGAIAVATKRVSEDGDGCGVRRRRASLRMVDRQLAKGNFKLALSLVKQLQRLPPPAGLRGFAAARQVPRRVLSVEELDFSVTEKSALQSLHDSILDSIKISLQSSPLDEISVTCKDNDLNLEDDIIQHKQVVQHEAGHFLVGYVLGVLPKTYKFSIMEDVKQDKVVDASVKFVGFEFLRELEDELPSKKTLHDVKPSHRDNKRKLSSTVLSKFLCVIVGGLVAEYLTYGYSKGHHGDVEKMRAQAL
- the LOC111916134 gene encoding uncharacterized protein LOC111916134 isoform X5, which codes for MNLSVGVAIAREIPLDFRRETGGAIAVATKRVSEDGDGCGVRRRRASLRMVDRQLAKGNFKLALSLVKQLQRLPPPAGLRGFAAARQVPRRVLSVEELDFSVTEKSALQSLHDSILDSIKISLQSSPLDEISVTCKDNDLNLEDDIIQHKQVVQHEAGHFLVGYVLGVLPKTYKFSIMEDVKQDKVVDASVKFVGFEFLRELEDELPSKKTLHDVKPSHRDNKRKLSSTVLSKFLCVIVGGLVAEYLTYGYSKGHHGDVEKVCSSCFISSYRRA
- the LOC111916134 gene encoding uncharacterized protein LOC111916134 isoform X1, which translates into the protein MNLSVGVAIAREIPLDFRRETGGAIAVATKRVSEDGDGCGVRRRRASLRMVDRQLAKGNFKLALSLVKQLQRLPPPAGLRGFAAARQVPRRVLSVEELDFSVTEKSALQSLHDSILDSIKISLQSSPLDEISVTCKDNDLNLEDDIIQHKQVVQHEAGHFLVGYVLGVLPKTYKFSIMEDVKQDKVVDASVKFVGFEFLRELEDELPSKKTLHDVKPSHRDNKRKLSSTVLSKFLCVIVGGLVAEYLTYGYSKGHHGDVEKLGMVLKWLQFTEDEADALIRWSVLNTLVILHHHSEARLALVEAMTRGRSIGNCIDVIETTLNYQDV
- the LOC111916134 gene encoding uncharacterized protein LOC111916134 isoform X4, producing MNLSVGVAIAREIPLDFRRETGGAIAVATKRVSEDGDGCGVRRRRASLRMVDRQLAKGNFKLALSLVKQLQRLPPPAGLRGFAAARQVPRRVLSVEELDFSVTEKSALQSLHDSILDSIKISLQSSPLDEISVTCKDNDLNLEDDIIQHKQVVQHEAGHFLVGYVLGVLPKTYKFSIMEDVKQDKVVDASVKFVGFEFLRELEDELPSKKTLHDVKPSHRDNKRKLSSTIGLAVLDTTRDTIPNKWVWVEFFNPPTRLLDRSYMSFSKNIQVDPPTRLEF
- the LOC111916134 gene encoding uncharacterized protein LOC111916134 isoform X2; the encoded protein is MNLSVGVAIAREIPLDFRRETGGAIAVATKRVSEDGDGCGVRRRRASLRMVDRQLAKGNFKLALSLVKQLQRLPPPAGLRGFAAARQVPRRVLSVEELDFSVTEKSALQSLHDSILDSIKISLQSSPLDEISVTCKDNDLNLEDDIIQHKQVVQHEAGHFLVGYVLGVLPKTYKFSIMEDVKQDKVVDASVKFVGFEFLRELEDELPSKKTLHDVKPSHRDNKRKLSSTLGMVLKWLQFTEDEADALIRWSVLNTLVILHHHSEARLALVEAMTRGRSIGNCIDVIETTLNYQDV
- the LOC111916134 gene encoding uncharacterized protein LOC111916134 isoform X7 — encoded protein: MNLSVGVAIAREIPLDFRRETGGAIAVATKRVSEDGDGCGVRRRRASLRMVDRQLAKGNFKLALSLVKQLQRLPPPAGLRGFAAARQVPRRVLSVEELDFSVTEKSALQSLHDSILDSIKISLQSSPLDEISVTCKDNDLNLEDDIIQHKQVVQHEAGHFLVGYVLGVLPKTYKFSIMEDVKQDKVVDASVKFVGFEFLRELEDELPSKKTLHDVKPSHRDNKRKLSSTVLSKFLCVIVGGLVAEYLTYGYSKGHHGDVEKD
- the LOC111916134 gene encoding uncharacterized protein LOC111916134 isoform X3 — protein: MNLSVGVAIAREIPLDFRRETGGAIAVATKRVSEDGDGCGVRRRRASLRMVDRQLAKGNFKLALSLVKQLQRLPPPAGLRGFAAARQVPRRVLSVEELDFSVTEKSALQSLHDSILDSIKISLQSSPLDEISVTCKDNDLNLEDDIIQHKQVVQHEAGHFLVGYVLGVLPKTYKFSIMEDVKQDKVVDASVKFVGFEFLRELEDELPSKKTLHDVKPSHRDNKRKLSSTVLSKFLCVIVGGLVAEYLTYGYSKGHHGDVEKMRAQAFWAWCLNGCNSLKMKQML